GTTCTTAAATGATCTACTTCTGATTGATATAAGTGACTCTCTGTTAACAGTTTTTGACTATCTACTATATCTCCAACCTTGCCAAAATCCACAGCCTTTGGCGTTGTATTTAACGTAACATTAACCGTTGTTATTGGTTCTTGTACAGAAACAGATGGACCATTTTCGTATATCCAGCCAATTACTCCTTTGACACCCGTATTTCTGTTATTCAATGCTTCTGTAATATAATTTTGAATTTGGCTATCTGTGAGTTTATTATTAATGGCCTGATTCATTAATGTCCCTGTTAGGGCTGCTCGGACTTGCGCGACTGTTATTGTAACAGGGCTTGTTTTTGCATCCGCACTTGATGAATCACTCACAACCGGCTTCACATCATCTGGCTTACCTGACGCATCTGGCTTAGTAACTACTGGTGTCGTTTTTGTTGAATTTGCGTCAACTTTGGCGGGTTGCTTAGTAGGAACCTTGGTGTTCGTAGGTTTTGCATTGGGTTTCTTAGGCGCCTTATACGCTCCCTTGGCCAATTCGTTCATCATCAAGTAGCCTTTAACCGTTGAGCTGTAATAGATCGTAACCTTTGCTTTGCCCTTAGACAACGTTACTTGCTTAGTCAACTTGATTGTTTGCTTCACCTTGGCTGCTAAGTTGCCGTTAACTGCTTGATACTTGTATGTTGTCTTGTGCTTTTTAGTTGTTTTTACTAACTTGTAAGCTTTGGCGCTAGCTGACTTCAAATGATAGCTACCGCTGGTTTTCTTGGTAATTGCGTTTGTATAGGCTGTACTCGTTGAAGCATGAACACTTGCTGCCGTGGCTAACGTCATCAAAGCCGCTGTACTTACGATTAATCCCTTTGTTACTTTACTCATTTATGATTAAGCTCCTCTTATGTCCATATAATCTCTACACAGTATAGTCGCTTTTCGTTATTTTTCAAGCAACTAGTTTGCTAATCAAGTATTGGGATACCCGCGTTCACAACTACCGTAGCACTTTCACATCGCTCGCCCCCAAATTCATTCAAGTAATCACTGCCTGCCAACTCGTCATAAAATCATTAGTGACACGTCCGGTGACACCTCGAATCCGACTACCCGTCACGCTCAAACCCCAGTAATATCAACGTTTCAACCAATTCGTGACACGTCAGGCCCAAAATCGACTAACCTTTTCTCTCATACATATACATACATTTAATAGAAGAAAAAAGTTACTTACCCGTCACTACACAATGGCAATCCCTTGATACTACTGGCTTCAAGTCGGTGACACGTACCCCAATTTACGTGTCATTTACGCGTCACTGACCCGTCACACCCGTCACTACAATTCGCGGAAATAGCCTCGAAAAGTATTCGTCCTTTTTTTCACCCACCCATCACAATTTTCAATCGTCACACCAATCTTCTTCCCCATCCGTCCAGCAGAAATCCGGGGCAAATCGGCGGTTTCCACACTAAAAACGCTGCCCAGCACTTCACTGGTAGTCGTCCGTCCGAGTGGTTCCCGGTCATCAAACCCAAAGCTCTTCTCCATCCAGCGGTGGCGAATTTCTTCGAGGTTATCCGGATAGTTGCGGTAATACAGCCCGCGTAAGCCATTCGAGACTTTTTCCCACGTTACCGGCACCTCCATATCCAGATACTTCAACACGGCTTCGGCTTCTAAGTCCGTGTGTTTGGCGCGTTCTTGGTAGATGTCGGCGAGCGCGGCATCATCCCGACTGATGTGGTAGCGTTCACCCGCGTCAAATAAAACCTTGGCTTCCGCAAATAACTGCGCTACTTCTGCTTGCACAAGTGCGGTATCCCACGGTGATTTAGTCGCAGTCGTCCGCCCAGCTTCGATGGGGAAAAACCGCCGTTCCCCAGTGGCATCGCTCAAAAATTCCGAATTATTCGTCGTCGCAATCAGAACAAAGGCACGCTCCATCACGGTCGCCCGGCGGCCATATGGTTTGCGAATTTCATCAATTTGTGACGAGATAAACGCCTTCTTCTGTTCAATCGTGGCGTTCTTGTCAGCGCGAATTTCGGATAGTTCGACCACTGATTTGGTATTTAATTTGGCCAGCTCGTCTTTTTCGGGCGCAAATGAACTCAATTGGTCAGTAAAATACTCGCGTGGCACAAGATTCGCCACACACGTTGATTTCCCAATTCCTTGTTTACCAGTCAGCACGGGCACAATTTCAAACTTACAGCCCGGCCGATAGATTCGCGCCACCAAGCCGACAAACCACCGCGTCGCAATCATGCGGTTATACTCATCATCAACGCACCCCAAATAATCAATAAAGTACGTTGCCACCCGCGCAATGCCATCCCACGTTTTGCGCTCAACCCAGTCTTTCATCGGGTTAAATGGTAGCTCACGGGCCGCCAATTCCACCCCTTGTGTCAGTGCCCGGTCATCGGCCAAAAAATCATATTCGGCTTCCAAATAGCTTTTCAAATGAATTTCATGAATGTCCTCCAGCCGTCCCACGTTCGCCAAACCAAGCGCCGGACAAGCTTTTACGCCTACTACTTCTCCGGTAAATTCGTTGTAGCCAATGACTCCAGCTAGCGCCGCACTATTATTCACATACAAAGCCACATTTCGCGGTGAGCCCGTCTTGACGATACCCGTTGAATGGCGCGTCAGCTCATCAATCCACGCTGGTACGCCCGCCAAAACTTGTTCTTTAATCGCTGTAAATTTTTCCATTTTTTATCCCCACTTTTTATAAAATCCCACCAATTTTGTCGTCCTACTGATTTCCTATCGTCCATACCGCCGAACATGGCGCCCCAAAATTGACTTAAAGATTTGATTAACTTCGTTTTCCGCTAGTGCCGGTGTCACGAATTCACGGTTGAACAAATGAATCAAGTGATACGCCACTTCTTCCCGCGTCCCACTTGCCAACAGCGAACCGACCACCGATGCCACCCAATTATTCCGTTCACCGTGCCCGCAGCCATCAAAGACCCGGTTCAAAAATGAATCGGCTTTACCACCACGAAACTTGGCTTGCCGCCTACCAACACCCCAATCAGATTCTGTAACCTGTTCGGCTGGTAACGGTGTTGCGCTGACCACTTCCAGTAACCACCGTGGTGCTGGCGCAACGGCATTTAGCGTGCCATTGACGATGGTGTACGGGCGCCCATTGACCTGACTCGGTGCCATAATTGTGCTCACCGTCAAAATATCGACGCCTGGTAGGAACCCGACTTTGGCTTTTAATTTCAAATGCGCTGGGTAAGAAAAGAATGCATGTAGACCCTCGTTCGGAGTTTTCTCCGTGTATGTGTTCCCCAGCGTAAAATCCGTTAAACCGCGTTCTTGCCGAAACTGCATAAAATTGGCGATGCCATCTGCGCCGGCTTGGTGGTTGCGATCTAAGTCCAAAACTAGTAAGTGCACCGGTTCTAAGGCAATCCCAAAATTACATTCGCCGCGCATAAACCATTGTTCTAAGTGGTGGGCATCCGTGGACGCGTCCCGGACACCGTGTGAGCCCTTGAGCGGAATCTTACTGCCCGCAATCAAAGGAAAGACTGGAATCCCCGCTTGTTGCAGTTCCCCCGCGCGTAAATAACATGTCATCAGCAAGCACCACCTTTCGCCGTCAATTGCGCATCATTATCGCCCAACTGAATTGGTGCCCCGCACCCTGGGCCATCCAATGCTAAGCTCATCCCCAAGCCATATGGGGTCAATGCCGTCGATAACTCTAAATCTACAATCACCTGATTAATTAAGTTGTTAGCGCTATCGAGTTTTTCGTGCACGGCACAGTAGCAATCCTGCTGATTACACGCTAACCCTCGTGCTAACTTGGCAATACTCGCTTGGACATTTGCCAGTTGCTTGATTTGCAATTTTTCCATTTACTGATTTCCCCTCTATGATTTATTCGTTTTGCTAGCCTGCGATACT
This is a stretch of genomic DNA from Periweissella cryptocerci. It encodes these proteins:
- a CDS encoding bifunctional DNA primase/polymerase, which translates into the protein MTCYLRAGELQQAGIPVFPLIAGSKIPLKGSHGVRDASTDAHHLEQWFMRGECNFGIALEPVHLLVLDLDRNHQAGADGIANFMQFRQERGLTDFTLGNTYTEKTPNEGLHAFFSYPAHLKLKAKVGFLPGVDILTVSTIMAPSQVNGRPYTIVNGTLNAVAPAPRWLLEVVSATPLPAEQVTESDWGVGRRQAKFRGGKADSFLNRVFDGCGHGERNNWVASVVGSLLASGTREEVAYHLIHLFNREFVTPALAENEVNQIFKSILGRHVRRYGR
- a CDS encoding virulence-associated E family protein, encoding MEKFTAIKEQVLAGVPAWIDELTRHSTGIVKTGSPRNVALYVNNSAALAGVIGYNEFTGEVVGVKACPALGLANVGRLEDIHEIHLKSYLEAEYDFLADDRALTQGVELAARELPFNPMKDWVERKTWDGIARVATYFIDYLGCVDDEYNRMIATRWFVGLVARIYRPGCKFEIVPVLTGKQGIGKSTCVANLVPREYFTDQLSSFAPEKDELAKLNTKSVVELSEIRADKNATIEQKKAFISSQIDEIRKPYGRRATVMERAFVLIATTNNSEFLSDATGERRFFPIEAGRTTATKSPWDTALVQAEVAQLFAEAKVLFDAGERYHISRDDAALADIYQERAKHTDLEAEAVLKYLDMEVPVTWEKVSNGLRGLYYRNYPDNLEEIRHRWMEKSFGFDDREPLGRTTTSEVLGSVFSVETADLPRISAGRMGKKIGVTIENCDGWVKKRTNTFRGYFREL